The following coding sequences lie in one Clupea harengus chromosome 23, Ch_v2.0.2, whole genome shotgun sequence genomic window:
- the hhex gene encoding hematopoietically-expressed homeobox protein hhex — MQYQYPVTSAMNVPLYAPTPIQPVHPTPFYIEDILGRHGNPGSPVLSAPTLPSPNSSFTSLISPYRSSICEPTPIHPALSHHAALAGPYATGAFSPSVYPFNRSLGEYAHALIRHDALGKPLLWTPFIQRPLHKRKGGQVRFSNDQTIELEKKFETQKYLSPPERKRLAKMLQLSERQVKTWFQNRRAKWRRLKQENPQCSKRDIEDENPDRHFDVGVNSDEHSLTQVPHSHAQCSSTALSQEDNESDISENSDQELDIEDGFSSTSQK; from the exons ATGCAATACCAGTACCCAGTAACTTCGGCTATGAATGTTCCTTTATATGCTCCGACCCCAATTCAGCCCGTCCACCCAACTCCCTTCTACATCGAAGACATACTCGGAAGACATGGGAATCCTGGGTCGCCCGTTCTCTCGGCACCGACGCTACCATCCCCAAATTCGTCATTTACGAGTTTGATATCACCTTACAGGAGTTCAATCTGCGAGCCGACGCCAATCCATCCCGCCCTGTCGCACCACGCAGCTCTGGCGGGTCCGTATGCCACAGGGGCATTCTCACCCTCAGTCTACCCTTTCAACCGGTCATTGGGGGAATATGCGCATGCACTCATCAGACACGATGCTCTCG GCAAACCACTCTTATGGACTCCATTCATTCAGCGTCCCCTGCACAAAAGGAAAGGCGGGCAGGTCCGATTTTCCAATGACCAGACAATTGAACTAGAAAAAAAGTTCGAAACACAGAAATATCTGTCTCCCCCAGAGAGGAAACGACTGGCCAAAATGCTGCAACTGAGTGAGCGCCAG GTGAAAACTTGGTTCCAGAATCGCAGGGCGAAATGGCGACGGCTAAAACAG GAAAACCCGCAGTGCAGTAAACGAGACATCGAGGACGAAAATCCGGACAGACATTTTGACGTGGGAGTCAATTCAGATGAACACAGCCTGACACAGGTTCCTCACAGCCACGCTCAGTGCTCCTCCACTGCACTCTCGCAGGAAGACAATGAGTCAGACATCTCGGAGAATTCGGACCAAGAGCTGGACATTGAGGACGGATTTTCCTCAACCTcgcaaaaataa